A segment of the Devriesea agamarum genome:
GCGTTGACGAGGTATTGCGCCTGATGGAGACTGCGCACGGCGATGCGCCTGGCTTGCTAGGCCCCGAGCGCGGAGTGCGAGATGCCGCCCTATTGGAGTTGCTGTATGGAACCGGCGCGCGGATCTCAGAGGCAGTGGGGCTGGATGTCGATGACATCGACTGTGAGCGGGCAGAAGTGCTGCTCACCGGCAAAGGTAATAAGCAGAGGATTGTTCCGGTTGGTCGGTACGCGCTGGAGGCAGTGTCGGCGTATTTGGTTCGGGGGCGACCGGCTCTCGCTAGGCGCGGCACCGGATCATCGGCGCTGTTTCTCGGTATTCGCGGGACGCGTCTGACCCGTCAGGCCGCATGGGCAGTGGTGCGCGAGATCGCTGAACGGACCGGGATCGCCGAGTCCTTTGGACCCCACACCCTGCGACACAGTTATGCGACCCATCTGGTGCAGGGCGGAGCAGATGTGCGGACGGTTCAAGAGCTCCTCGGGCACGCCTCGCTCACCACGACCCAGATGTACACCAGGGTCACGGTGGACTCACTGCGGGAATCGTGGGCGCTGGCCCATCCGCGTGCGCGCTGAGACGAAGGCGCGATTGAGGTGGTAGCTCGGGTGGTATATCCGGTTGTCGAACCATCCTTCATGGCTCGCGGGTCTCACGAGGATGCCGGAAAGAGCTGTGGGATGCTCAGTTCACCCCGTCCCGGACTACACTGAAAACACCTTCCCCGACGGGAGGTTTCTAATGGTCCGGTGTCCAAGCATCACGCATTGCTCGTGACCGCAGGCCGCATCCTCAGTCGGGGGAACCGACCGTCCTACACGTGAGCAGGAAGTAACCGACGACGTGAGCCACGACAACAGGCAGACGCTGGATATTGATCTCGGCCCCACCGGTCGGCCCCGGCAGAGCTTTCCTGAGCCTCCTGCACTGACCTCCCACGGTCCTGCGCGGGTTATTTCGATGGTCAATCAAAAGGGTGGGGTTGGGAAAACAACCAGCACGATTAACCTCGGCGCTGCCCTGGCTGAGTACGGTCGGAAGGTCCTGCTAGTGGATCTGGACCCTCAGGGGGCACTTAGCGCGGGCATGGGAGTGAGCTCATACGATCTTGACGTCACTGTCTATAACCTCTTGCTTGAACCCGATCACGATATTCGGGACGTCATTCGTACCACTGACACGCCTGATCTGGACGTGTTGCCTGCCAACATCGATCTCTCAGCCGCCGAAGTGCAGCTGGTGAACGAGGTGGCACGCGAGATGTCTCTGGCGAGGGTTTTGCGGCCCATTTTGGATGATTACGACGTGGTTTTGATCGACTGCCAACCCTCGCTCGGGCTGCTCACAGTCAATGCACTGGCCGCAAGCCATGGCGTCATCATCCCCCTAGAGTGCGAGTTTTTTGCGCTGCGCGGGGTTGCGCTTTTGGTCGAGACCATCGAGAAAGTTCAAGATCGCATCAACCCGCGGCTCGAAATCGATGGAATCCTCGCCACCATGTTCGACGCTCGCACGCTGCACACCCGCGAGGTAGTGGCCAGAGTGGTGGAAGCCTTCCCCGATAAGGTTTTCCACACGGTGATCAATCGGACGGTGAAATTCCCGGACGCATCGGTTGCGGCAGAACCAATTACGAGCTTCGCGGCCACGCATTCCGGCGCGGAAGCCTATCGTTCCCTTGCCCGTGAACTAATTGCACGCGGCGGCGCTGCGTAATGGTGAAGCAGAGGCGGCGCAGCGCATTTACTCCACCGCGCACGGTGCGTTTACGCGACGGTGAAGGCTCAGTGCGTTCTACGCCCGAGCTTGAGACTATCCATGTTGATGGCGGTGAGCGTTTGCAGAAGATCCTCGCGCAGGCTGGTCTGGGATCTCGTCGCGCCTGCGAGGTTCTGATCGGCCAGGGCCGTGTGTGTGTCGATGGCGTGACTGTCACCGAACAGGGCATACGAGTGGATCCCCGAACCCAGGCCATTCATGTCGATGGTCGCCGGATTAGGGTGGGCGAGGACAAACTGACCTTAGTGCTGAACAAGCCCCGCCATGTGGTGACCTCCCTATCTGATCCAGAAGGGCGACGTGATCTCACCGAATTTATTGCCCAAGCTGGGCGGCGGTTAGTCCACGTGGGCCGTCTCGACTATGAGACGGAAGGTTTACTGCTTTTGACCGATGACGGAGATCTAGCGCATCGCCTGACCCATCCGAGCTTTGAGGTCACAAAAACCTACGTCTGCGCCTTCCCCTGCCGCGGCACTTTTCCCCGCGGTCTACTCAAAGCCCTTCGCGACGGAGTGGACCTTGAAGATGGCCCGGCGAAAGCTGATCGGGCCCGGATGCTTGCCCACGACGGTCGTGAAGCGGTTGTTGAGCTCAGCCTGCACGAGGGACGCAACCGGATTGTCCGGCGCATGTTTGAATCCCAAGGCTTTACCCTGACCCGGCTAGTGCGCACCCGAATCGGACCGGTTTTACTCGGAGATCTGCGGTCGGGTCAGACTCGAAAACTCACGGACCAGGAGCTTGGGACTCTGTACGCCGAGGTCGGATTGTGACTGGTGCCCGTGGGCCCGACCCGACGGGTGAGGGCTCATCCACGTTGATCAAAGGTCCAGTACGTCTCATCGGAACCGGCCTGATCGGCGGCTCACTGGGCCTGGCCTTACGGCGACAGGGAATAGACGTCCATATCGAAGATATTTCGCCGGGGACAGCAGCTCTCGCCGTGGACATGGGAGTCGGCCGGATCATCGAGGCTGGTGAGGGTCATCCGCAGCTCGTGCTGGTGGCGGCTCCTCCCGACGTGGCGGGCCGTATTGTCGCCCGAGCCCTCGATGAGTATCCCTCCGCAGTGATTGCCGATGTGGCGAGTGTGAAGGGGCACGTGCTTGCAGAAGTTACAACGCTCGCAGCACCGAAGAATCTTTCGCGGTATGTTGGCGCCCACCCGATGGCAGGCAGAGAAGTGACCGGGGTCATGGCAGCTCGGGCTGACCTGTTCGGAGGTCGCCCGTTCGTGATTACACCCCACGCTGGGAGCGACCCAGCTGCGGTGCGCACGCTGACCTCACTGGCCGTTGACCTCGGCGCATTTCCCGTCGAGATGGACGCGGCGTTGCACGACGAAGCGGTTGCTTACGTCTCCCACGTTCCGCAACTCGTGGCGAGCCTGCTGGCGACACGTCTACTCGATGCTCCTGACCGAGCTTTGGACCTTGCGGGACAGGGGCTGCGTGACACCACCCGGATTGCTGCCTCGGACCCGCGCCTATGGGTTGAGATCCTGACCGGAAACACGCAGGCGCTGAAGCCGGTTCTGTCTGGGCTGCGGGATGACCTCAATACGGTGCTGGATGCTTTGGAAGGCCGTGGGCAGCTGCGCAGAAGCATTGCTGAGACCATTGCTAACGGAAACCGCGGCGTCGCCCGGATTCCAGGGAAGCATGGCGGGCGAGCCGATGCCTTTGCGGAACTGACCGTGATTGTGCCCGACCGCGCCGGAAAACTAGCGGGTTTGCTCGCAGATATCGGGGATGCGGGTATTAACCTAGAGGATCTCAGACTGGAACATTCTGTGGGGCAGGACGTCGGTTTAGCCCATGTCTCGGTTCAGCCCAGCGACCGCACAAGCCTTGAACGCACCCTCACCGCCGGTGGGTGGAAAATTGCGTCGACGGAAGACGGTGACGGTGCCCGGTAGACTTTCTCGGTGCAACCGGCCCAATCGGAGGAATACATGATTGCCCATCGCCCGCTCATCGTCGCGATTGACGGACCATCTGGTTCGGGCAAGTCCACCGTCTCGCGCCGGGTAGCTGACCATCTCGACGGAGGTTATCTCGATACCGGTGCAATGTATCGCGCTGCCACCTGGTCGTGTCTGCAGCTGGGGGTTGACCTTAACGACCAGGCTGCTGTGGCCGAAACAGTTGCGCGCCTAGACTTTTCGCTCAGCACCGACCCATCCGATCCCCGCCTCGTGGTGGATGGACAGGCGTTGGACAGTGAACTGCGTACGGAGGACATCACCCGGGTGGTTAGCACTGTCGCCACGAACATTGAGGTTCGGGCGATTATGCAGCGCATGCAGCGAGCCTTGATTGAGCGGACTGCTCGAAGTCGAGGGGCCTGTGTGGCCGAGGGGCGAGACATCACCACGGTGGTAGCTCCGGACGCCGATGTGCGGATTTTGTTGACCGCGAGTGACGAAGCGAGGATGGCACGCCGGGCACGCCAACTAAATTTGGACGGGGCCGATACCGATCCGTCGGTCACCGAACGCATGCAGGACCAGGTGCTGCGCAGAGACCGCGATGACGCCACCGTGTCCCAATTTCTTACCGCCGCAGACGGCGTGATGACCATTGATACTTCAGATCTCGATATTGATCAGGTCGTATCAGTTGTGCTCGATGAGGTTGAGGCTGCTCGGCGCGAGAATGCCCTACGCGAGGGGCTGGGGGACTATGACCTCG
Coding sequences within it:
- a CDS encoding prephenate dehydrogenase, with protein sequence MTGARGPDPTGEGSSTLIKGPVRLIGTGLIGGSLGLALRRQGIDVHIEDISPGTAALAVDMGVGRIIEAGEGHPQLVLVAAPPDVAGRIVARALDEYPSAVIADVASVKGHVLAEVTTLAAPKNLSRYVGAHPMAGREVTGVMAARADLFGGRPFVITPHAGSDPAAVRTLTSLAVDLGAFPVEMDAALHDEAVAYVSHVPQLVASLLATRLLDAPDRALDLAGQGLRDTTRIAASDPRLWVEILTGNTQALKPVLSGLRDDLNTVLDALEGRGQLRRSIAETIANGNRGVARIPGKHGGRADAFAELTVIVPDRAGKLAGLLADIGDAGINLEDLRLEHSVGQDVGLAHVSVQPSDRTSLERTLTAGGWKIASTEDGDGAR
- a CDS encoding ParA family protein, producing the protein MSHDNRQTLDIDLGPTGRPRQSFPEPPALTSHGPARVISMVNQKGGVGKTTSTINLGAALAEYGRKVLLVDLDPQGALSAGMGVSSYDLDVTVYNLLLEPDHDIRDVIRTTDTPDLDVLPANIDLSAAEVQLVNEVAREMSLARVLRPILDDYDVVLIDCQPSLGLLTVNALAASHGVIIPLECEFFALRGVALLVETIEKVQDRINPRLEIDGILATMFDARTLHTREVVARVVEAFPDKVFHTVINRTVKFPDASVAAEPITSFAATHSGAEAYRSLARELIARGGAA
- a CDS encoding pseudouridine synthase, with the translated sequence MVKQRRRSAFTPPRTVRLRDGEGSVRSTPELETIHVDGGERLQKILAQAGLGSRRACEVLIGQGRVCVDGVTVTEQGIRVDPRTQAIHVDGRRIRVGEDKLTLVLNKPRHVVTSLSDPEGRRDLTEFIAQAGRRLVHVGRLDYETEGLLLLTDDGDLAHRLTHPSFEVTKTYVCAFPCRGTFPRGLLKALRDGVDLEDGPAKADRARMLAHDGREAVVELSLHEGRNRIVRRMFESQGFTLTRLVRTRIGPVLLGDLRSGQTRKLTDQELGTLYAEVGL
- a CDS encoding site-specific tyrosine recombinase XerD, whose translation is MPTGTDLPAVLNRVIDRYLAYLRIERGLAANTISAYRRDLTRYVHYLVAACPDHAPDALLASVDPHTVSEYIAVLRTGEDGGKPLGAASAGRALAAMRGLHRFLADEDAPSFAVRAAPPRSHLVGPGAATDDPTRDITPPRRPDRLPKALGVDEVLRLMETAHGDAPGLLGPERGVRDAALLELLYGTGARISEAVGLDVDDIDCERAEVLLTGKGNKQRIVPVGRYALEAVSAYLVRGRPALARRGTGSSALFLGIRGTRLTRQAAWAVVREIAERTGIAESFGPHTLRHSYATHLVQGGADVRTVQELLGHASLTTTQMYTRVTVDSLRESWALAHPRAR